AGCAGTAGAGATTTGATGGATATCCTTAATGATTCCGAAAATCTCTTTGATCTGCATGTCGTTGGTGATTGCTCTGATGAGCGTTTGATTGTCAGAGAGCATTCTGATCTTTGGGAGACCAAGATTCGCTGCTGCGATGATTCCAAGTCGAAGCGCTAGAGCTTCTGCTACTAGTGGTGATGATACAAATTCCTGGGTTGTTGATCCTTGCTTCTTGATGTTGCTTTGCGCTCCCGAGATGATCCAAGCTAACCCCGCCTTGTTCGATGATTTTTCCCATGCCGCGTCTGATCTACATATCGGAATTTGGGGATCTGCGTGTGGCCTTGCCTTGTGGAGAACGCTTTCAGGTGAGGAGTTTGCGCCTTTTCCTTTCAGTATTTGGGCAGAACACCATTCTCTTGCTAATCGAGTTCCTTTTGTAGCTACTTCTTCCTGTGTAATATGTCGGTCTTCAAAGAGCAATGTGTTTCTCGCTGTCCAGAGAGACCAACAGATCCATGGGAGGATGGTTCCTGTTATTCCAGAAGGAGGTAGGCAGATGCTCTGTCTGAAAGCGACCAATACGTCTTTGAAATCCATTGCCGTAACTATGTGAACTACTGTCTCTAGAGGTATTCTCTTCCACACCTCCTTCGCAAAGGGGCATTCAAAGAAAATGTGCATGGCTGTTTCCTTTTCTTTGCATCTTACACACATCGCTTGTGCTTGGATACCTCTGCTTTGTAGGTTCTCACCGAGAGGCTGGGCTCTTTGGATGATGGACCAGGTGAAACTTTCGTCTTGGGGGAGCAGTGGCTAGACCAGATGTCTTTCACCCATTTGAAGGTTTCCGGACTTGTGGTTTGGGGGTTGTTACTACCCATCGAGGCTACTGAGTAGCCTGATTTGGTCGAGTAGATCCCCGAGCTGGTTGGTTGCCAGATAATACTATCTTCTGCTCCGACGTGGCTTGGCTGAAGCCGTAGCACGTTGTCAGCCAGATGAGGTAGGATCTCTTTAACCTTTGTAGTGTTCCATCTCATATCATCTGTTAGGAGGTGTGCTACTGTTAGATCTAGCTCTGCCTGAGGAATAGGTCCAAATGGTTTTAGTTGGTCTGTTAGAGAGATCCAGGAGTCTTGCCAAACTCTAGTTGTCTGTCCATTTCCAATAGCTTTTCCTAGGTACCCTTTTAGGAGATCTCTTCCGTGTAGGATGCTCCTCCATCCGTGCGAGCACGCTGATGGGACTTCTACCGTAAGGATCGATTGCTTGTGACAGTATTTCCCTTGTAAGATTCTAGCCAACAAACACTCCGGATTTGTAAGGATTCTCCATGTTTGCTTTGCTAGTAGGGCTTGATTAAAGAGTTAGATGTCTCTAAAACCCAAACCTGCTCCTAACTTTGGTTTAGACATTTTTTTTCAGCTTACCCAAcacattttcttcttttcttcagaATCATCCCACCAGAATCGTGTCAATACTGATTGAATGCGTTTGCAGAGTCCTGCAGGTAGCTCGAAGCAGGACATAGTGTAGACTGGGATGGGTGCGAGGACTGACTTAAGCATCGTGAGCTTACCGGCCTTTGAGAGGAATCTGGTTGATCTGGTTGATGCTCTTTGTCTGATGCGGTCCACTATTGAAGTGAACAGATCGCGTATTCTCCTTCCAAAGTGCTCCGGTAAACCAAGGTACTTCCCTGATCCTCCTTCTCTGGTTATCTCCATCATCTCTTTTacctttgttcttctttttgtgGGTGTTTTTGTCGAGAAGGTGATGGAGGATTTTTCTTTATTCATTTCTTGCCCTGAAGCTTCTTCATATTGTAGGAGGATCTTTTGTAGAGTGAGGCAGTTTTTCTCTGTGGCTTGGCAGAAGAACATTGTGTCATCTGCAAAAAGCAGATGGTTAACATCTGGACAATTCCTGGCTACCTTTATTCCACATAAGGTTCCTCTTTCTTTTGCTCTAGTACAGAGGCCTGATAGGACCTCTCCACATAGGATGAATAGGTAGGGGGATAAGGGGTCTCCCT
This Brassica napus cultivar Da-Ae chromosome C6, Da-Ae, whole genome shotgun sequence DNA region includes the following protein-coding sequences:
- the LOC106434525 gene encoding uncharacterized protein LOC106434525, with product MDFKDVLVAFRQSICLPPSGITGTILPWICWSLWTARNTLLFEDRHITQEEVATKGTRLAREWCSAQILKGKGANSSPESVLHKARPHADPQIPICRSDAAWEKSSNKAGLAWIISGAQSNIKKQGSTTQEFVSSPLVAEALALRLGIIAAANLGLPKIRMLSDNQTLIRAITNDMQIKEIFGIIKDIHQISTAFVDISFAFLPRFGNANADYLAKQTLMGHHVAPLG